The following proteins come from a genomic window of Sardina pilchardus chromosome 1, fSarPil1.1, whole genome shotgun sequence:
- the LOC134087259 gene encoding protein NLRC5-like: MDFPQDGVDAVGGNQTGRAACAVSSHVSLKNEEPVTDGHQGVSTGRVLSHPRPQTHRPVSPVPSCVSMKSDRSMGHPYNFSSGPPQSDQKPQTPRPVSPVPSCVSMKSDRSMGHPYNFSSGTPQSDQKPQTHRPVSPVPSCVSMKSDRSMGHPYNFSSGPSRSDQKPQTHRPVSPVPSYVSMKSDRSMGHPYNFSSGPSRSDQKDILAQDQSRCGVCEQLLRDPVITSCGHSFCRQCISSFWSQSGPSGDYSCPQCRKRPRTQPAINPDITQPLYPSTDMAQSYLNPPTDMTLPSSYQHSEMAQPPVYPPTSMAQPLLNPPTAMAQRHLYPPIAMAQPHLYPSAAMAQPHLYQPTAMEPPSSYEHSEMALHLNPSAHMAQVPPSPHTDTGQCSQYSNSAMLPPNHYKHIQHPLYPHIRTAQISPQPPLDEHTVMGGSTHLQTEHAPVKRAKRTDDDVLTRVLMTHKAIMKRRFESICEGIIRSETQTLLNKIYTELYITEGESEGVNNEHEVWQVESASRPQTTEDTAINCNDIFKPLPGQERQIRTVMTKGIAGIGKTVSVQKFILDWAEEKANQDVDFMFVLPFRELNLVKHDQYSLHKLLLDFHPELRELQDGEYKDCHIVFIFDGLDESRLPLNFQKNQKKSDMTQTSSVDVLMTSLIQRTLLPSALIWITSRPAASSQIPSQCISQVTEVRGFNDPQKEEYFRKRISDQNQANRIISHITATRSLHIMCHMPVFCWISATVLQQILEQDDGKEAPKTLTEMFIHFLLIQTTRKNQKYQEESETNRQRLLESHKDVILKLAELAFKHLENGNLMFYEEDLRECGIDASEASVYSGMCTEIFREECVFQHKKVYCFVHLSIQEFLAALHLFASFLNKNMEVLKPFISRKSLPDVPLDDLLKNAVNKALESKNGHLDLFVRFLHGISLESNQRLLLGLLTHTHSSPESVKKTIKNLKIMQRPNISPERCINLFHCLVEMHDSSVHDEIQAFLKAEKGAVKQLTLAHCSALAHVLLMSDEVLDEFDLNKYKTSPEGRRRLVPAVRCCRKALLAGCKLTEKSCEIVASALQSANSPLRELDLSQNDLQKSGEKLVSALLSPNCKLETLRLVDCKLKGGFLALAHKGANPHLRELDINNAELQGSGGELLHQPLNQDCTVRLNRCNLKHSSFEAVASILSFNSQLSELDISDCDLQTSEEKQLSGLRSPNCRLEKLRLVHCKIKGRFLALILQWANSHLRELDISDSEIQDCGEELLHQPLNQDCKLRLISCRLKHSSEVVVSVLQSYISQLSELDMSGCDLQTSEEKLLSGLIDPNCHLEKLKLVSCKLKGGFLALTLQWANSHLRELDISDSEIQDCEGELLHQPLNQDCKVRLISCRLKHSSSEVVVSVLQSYISQLSELDMSGCDLQTSEEKLLSGLRNSNCQLEKLRLLGCKLRGRFLALILQWANSHLRELDISDSELQDCGGELLHQPLNHVCKVRLISRGLKDSSREVVVSVLQSYISQLSELDMSGCDLQTSEEKLLSGLRNSNCHLEKLRLIGCELTEESCKAVASALQSSISLKELDLSHNDLKDSGVQLLFTGLSSPHCKLTTLRLNLCHLSKASCEMMASVLQSAPSHLRELDMSDNDLQDEGVELLCVGLRDPQCKLETLRLSGCLITHEGCSLLSSALKSNPSYLKQLDLSYNHPGDSGVRELTERLNDPSCKLETLRYDHGGECRIKPGPRKYACELTLDPNTAHRKLSLSEGNRKVTRVNQQQSYPDHPDRFEGWYQVLCREGLSGHHPERCDSLGQSLVSTGQSGRYYWEAEWSGGGGVWVAVAYKSMERKRDCMFGGNAKSWRLECYSINYSARHNDKETAIPAPPSSRVGVYLDWPAGTLIFYSVSSNTLTHLHTFHSTFTEPLYPGFYANVGSSVSLCQIT; encoded by the exons ATGGATTTCCCTCAAGACGGTGTGGATGCTGTTGGTGGAAATCAGACAGGCAGAGCAGCATGTGCTGTGTCCAGCCACGTGTCCCTGAAGAATGAGGAGCCCGtcactgatgggcatcagggggtcagcacaggaagagtgctTTCTCATCCAAG accacagacacacagaccagtgtctccagtgcccagctgtgtgtccatgaagagtgaccggtccatgGGGCACCCTTacaatttcagcagtggaccgCCACAGTCTGATCAAAA accacagacacccagaccagtgtctccagtgcccagctgtgtgtccatgaagagtgaccggtccatgGGGCACCCTTACAATTTCAGCAGTGGAACACCACAGTCCGATCAAAA accacagacacacagaccagtgtctccagtgcccagctgtgtgtccatgaagagtgaccggtccatgGGACACCCTTACAATTTCAGTAGTGGACCATCACGGTCTGATCAAAA accccagacacacagaccagtgtctccagtgcccagctatgtgtccatgaagagtgaccggtcTATGGGACACCCTTacaatttcagcagtggaccatcACGGTCTGATCAAAA GGATATACTGGCCCAGGATCAGtccaggtgtggagtgtgtgagcagctactgagggacccagtcatcaccagctgtggacacagtttctgcaggcagtgcatcagCAGCTTCTGGAGCCAGTCAGGTCCATCAGGAGactacagctgcccccagtgcagaaAGAGACCCAGAACACAACCCGCTATAAACCCTGACATAACTCAACCACTGTACCCGtctacagacatggcacaatCTTACCTAAACCCACCAACAGACATGACACTGCCCTCGTCATATCAACACAGTGAAATGGCACAACCACCTGTATATCCACCTACGTCCATGGCACAGCCTCTCCTAAACCCACCAACAGCCATGGCACAGCGTCACTTATACCCACCTATAGCCATGGCACAGCCTCACCTATACCCATCTgcagccatggcacaacctcacctataccaACCTACAGCCATGGAACCGCCTTCATCATACGAACACAGTGAAATGGCACTTCATCTGAACCCATCTGCACACATGGCACAAGTTcctccatccccacacacagacacggggcAGTGTTCTCAGTACTCAAACTCAGCCATGTTGCCGCCTAATCATTATAAACACATCCAGCACCCTCTTTATCCACACATCCGCACGGCACAGATCTCTCCACAGCCTCCCTTAGATGAGCACACAGTCATGGGAGGCAGCACCCATCTGCAAACTGAGCATGCTCCAGTCAAAAGGGCCAAACGAACAG ATGACGATGTCCTCACCAGAGTACTGATGACCCATAAAGCCATcatgaagaggaggtttgagagcaTATGTGAAGGCATCATAAGGTCAGAGACTCAAACACTCTTgaacaagatctacacagagctctacatcacagagggagagagtgaaggggtgaataacgagcatgaggtttggcaggtagagtcagcatcCAGGCCACAAACGACAGAGGACACAGCAATCAACTGCAATGAtatcttcaagcccttacctggacaggaGAGACAAATCAGAACAGTCATGACCAAGGGcattgctggcattggaaaaaccgTCTCAGTACAGAAGTTTATCCTTGACTGGGCAGAGGAGAAAGCTAACCAGGATGTAGATTTCATGTTTGTTCTTCCgttccgtgagctgaatttggtcaaacatgatcagtacagtcttcacaagctcctgcttgacttccaccctgagcttaGAGAGCTACAAGATGGTGAATACAAAGACTGCCacattgtgttcatctttgatggtctggatgagagtCGACTTCCACTGAATTTCCAAAAGAATCAGAAAAAGTCTGATAtgacacaaacatcatcagtggatgtgctgatgacgagcctcattcagcgaactctgcttccctctgctctcatctggaTAACTTCCCGACCAGCAGCATCCAGTCAGATCCCTTCTCAGTGCATTAGTCAGGTGACGGAAGTACGAGGGTTCAATGACCCTcagaaggaagagtacttcaggaagaggatcagtgaccagaatcaagccaacagaatcatctcacaTATTACGGCAACCAGGAGCctccacatcatgtgccacatgccagtcttctgttggatctcaGCCACTGTCCTTCAGCAGATACTGGAACAGGATGATGGGAAAGAAGCCCCCAAAACACTGACCGAAATGTTCATACACTTTctgctcatccagaccaccagGAAGAACCAGAAGTATCAAGAGGAAAGTGAGACAAATAGACAGAGGCTCCTGGAGTCACACAAGGATGTCATATTGAAACTGGCAGAGCTGGCTTTCAAGCATCTGGAGAATGGCAATCTCATGTTCTATGAAGAAGACCTGAGAGAATGTGGCATTGATGCCAGTGAAGcttcagtgtactctggcatgtgcactgagatcttcagggaggaatgtgtgtttcaacacaagaaggtctactgctttgtCCATCTCAGCATCCAAGAGTTTCTTGCTGCACTTCATTTGTTTGCCTCCTTCTTGAATAAGAACATGGAGGTCCTGAAACCATTTATTAGCAGGAAGTCTTTGCCAGATGTGCCTCTTGATGACCTGCTGAAGAATGCAGTGAACAAAGCTTTGGAAAGCAAGAATGGACaccttgatttgtttgttcGCTTCCTTCATGGCATTTCTCTGGAGTCAAATCAGAGACTTTTGCTTggcctcctgacacacacacacagcagcccagagAGTGTGAAGAAAACAATCAAGAACCTGAAGataatgcagagaccaaatatcTCCCCCGAGAGGTGCATCAATCTGTTCCACTGCCTGGTGGAAATGCATGACTCTTCTGTTCATGATGAAATCCAGGCTTTCCTGAAGGCAGAGAAAGGTGCCGTGAAACAGCTCACACTGGCTCACTGCTCAGCCTTGGCTCATgtgcttctgatgtctgatgaggtgctggatgagtttgacctgaaCAAATACAAAACCTCTCCAGAAGGTCGCAGGAGACTGGTTCCAGCCGTGAGATGCTGCAGAAAGGCTCT ACTTGCTGGCTGTAAATtaacagagaagtcctgtgagattgtggcttcagcactgcagtctgcaaactcccctttaagagagctggacctgagtcagaatgacctgcagaAGTCAGGAGAAAAGCTGGTCTCTGCTCTTCTgagtccaaactgcaaactggagacactgag ACTTGTTGACTGTAAACTGAAAGGCGGATTTTTGGCTTTGGCTCACAAGGGGGCAAAcccccacctaagagagctggacatcaacAACGCTGAACTTCAGGgcagtggaggagaactgctccatcaaccactgaatcaagactgcaCAGTGAG ACTTAACAGGTGCAATCTCAAACACAGCTCCTTTGAGGCTGTGGCCTCAATTCTGTCATTTaattctcaactgagtgagttggataTAAGTGACTGTGATCTGCAAACGTCAGAAGAGAAGcagctctctggtcttagaagCCCAAACTGCcgactggagaaactgag ACTGGTTCACTGTAAGATAAAAGGAAGATTTTTGGCCTTGATtcttcagtgggcaaactcccacctaagagagctggacatcagtgacagtgagatTCAGGACTGTGGAGAAGAACTGCttcatcaaccactgaatcaagactgtaaactgag actcatcagctgtagactcaaacactcctctgaggttgtggtctcagttctgcagtcttatatttctcaactgagtgagttggacatgagtggctgtgatctgcaaacatcagaagagaagctgctctctggtcttataGATCCAAACTGCCACTTGGAGAAATTGAA ACTGGTTAGCTGTAAATTGAAAGGGGGATTTTTGGCCTTgactcttcagtgggcaaactcccacctaagagagctggacatcagtgacagtgagatTCAGGACTGTGAAGGTGAACTGCtgcatcaaccactgaatcaagactgtaaagtgag actcatcagctgtagactcaaacacagctcctctgaggttgtggtctcagttctgcagtcatatatCTCTCagctgagtgagttggacatgagtggctgtgatctgcaaacatcagaagagaagctgctctctggtcttagaaactCAAACTGCCagctggagaaactgag ACTtcttggctgtaaactgagaggAAGGTTTTTGGCCTTGATtcttcagtgggcaaactcccacctaagagagctggacatcagtgacagtgagcttcaggactgtggaggagaactgctccatcaaccactgaatcacgTCTGTAAAGTCAG ACTCATCAGCCGTGGACTCAAAGACAGCTCCcgtgaggttgtggtctcagttctacAGTCgtatatttctcaactgagtgagttggacatgagtggctgtgatctgcaaacatcagaagagaagctgctctctggtcttagaaactcaaactgccacctggagaaactgag ACTTATTGGTTGTGagctaacagaggaatcctgtaaggctgtagcctctgctttgcagtcctccatctccctaaaggaactggacctgagtcacaatgacctgaaggattctggagttcagcttctctttacaggactcagtagccctcactgtaaactgacaacattaag GCTCAATCTGTGTCACCTatctaaagcaagctgtgaaatgatggcatccgtgctgcaaagtgcaccttcccatctgagagagctagacatgagtgacaatgacctgcaggatgaaggagtggagctgctctgtgtgggactacgagatccacaatgcaagctggagacactgag actgtctggttgtctcatcacacatgagGGCTGTTCTCTGTTGTCCTCTGCCCTGaaatcaaacccctcctacctgaaacagctggatctgagctacaatcacccaggagactcaggtgtcagagagctcacagaGAGACTGAATGATCCCAGCTGTAAACTAGAGACGTTGAG gtatgaccatggaggagagtgtAGGATTAAACCAGGACCCAGAAAAT atgcctgtgagctcacactggacccaaacacagcacacagaaaactctctctctctgaggggaacagaaaggtgacacgtGTGAATCAGCAGCAgtcgtatcctgaccacccagacaGATTTGAAGGCTGGtatcaggtgctgtgtagagagggtctgtctggacaccacccagagagatgtgacagtctgggtcagagtctagtcagcacgggtcagtctggacgctactactgggaggctgagtggagtggtggtggtggtgtatgggtagcagtggcctataaaagcatggAGCGGAAGAGAGACTGTATGTTTGGAggtaatgccaagtcctggagacTGGAGTGCTATAGTATCAATTACTCTGCCCGACACAATGATAAGGAGACTGCCATACCTGCTCCCCcctccagcagagtaggagtgtacctggactggccagcaggcactctgatcttctacagcgtctcctctaacacactcacccacctgcacacgttccactccacattcactgagcccctctatcctgggttttaTGCTAATGTTGGCTCCTCAGTGTCTCTGtgtcagatcacatga